Within Malus domestica chromosome 04, GDT2T_hap1, the genomic segment ACGTTGGGCTTGCACCCATGTTCTATTTTTAGCCTAAAACCAGCATCTTTTGTTGCTAGGCTCACCCAGACCACACGACCTGAGGTCTGCAACCCTCCCCGATGCCCAATAGCTTGCAACTGACCTACAAGGGCTAGCCTTGTGTTGTTACCAGCCCACTTTTGTCTGGGCCATGTTATTTTTTCAACCCAATGCCAATTTTTGGCATCCCCGTGTTATAAATCATgcccaaataatttttttggggaACTTTGGTTTACGCTAattaattctaatttaattatcaCTTGGTTTATCACCAACTGAAGCTAATATGACCCGTCTGTCATTATTTTGCTTCAACGATCGACCCCGTTTGgtcccaatttattgaattaattaaaagtgacctgaagtccattaatctaataattaatccaaaattattgacctgaatatcacttttggacattaacgattcaataatttatttttctacttTGAACTGTTGACATCCTTTCGTAGTctcgaagctctcacacttgaatTTCCGAAGCAACTCAAATTCATTACACTTAAATCAGCATATGCATTCCGTGTTCTTGTAGGAACCTCTCCTTTATGAACTGATcattaataaaacaaaattgaaccCACAGCTtcatatttagtgcctttgaaacccaaagtttttcattcaaaacttaccacatgaaacctctagctttcatgcttaaattaaaccaatacatgtctatagaacctgaATATTCTACGATGTATGTCTATAaattaccatatgactaatcacaTTTTATTGTACCCTCCATTTTAAGGACATGtcaaacttgaacaagctcgttTTCATCGCTCTGGAAGCATCTAGAAGAAACTACCTGAAGTGAGTTCAGGACGTGAAGGTCCATTTTactgcaaagggtattagagccaccatcgagGCACCTATCGATGCCAACCCTATCGATAAAGTTCAGAAAGTTACtacaatgatcttcattcgaagacacatccatgattCACTGCAAACcaagtaccttgctgaggaggaccTACGCACCCTCTGGCTTGCTCTAGCCAACCAtttcgatcaccaaaaagaCATTTACTTACCTGCAGCAAGACATGACTAGCAGTATCTACACTTCCAAGACTTTCAGTCCGTGAATGAATaaaactctgaagtttgtagaatctgaTCACTGCTTAAGTTCTGTAAAGTGGACTTAACAGATGCAGATCTcttggagaagacctattcgaccttcatgccaccaatattaTCATGCAGTAACAATATAGGGCATTgaagttcaccaaattttcatatttgatccccattttacttctcgctgaaaagcagaaccagcttttgatgaaaaatcatcaagctcgacccactGGCTCAAACGCCGCACCTAAAGTGCACGTGACCAATTCTAGCAGCCATAAACGACGAAAACACCATCGTGGCTGTGGTAATGGGCGGCAAGCCCAACCACGAGCCCAAAGCCCACCCAAGGGAGGAAATTTGACCTAGAATTGCCAGCTCATTGCCCCcaaaggccccaaacttcaagaacaagggaaaagctACCATTCAATCGACTTCCACTTAAATGGACATGTGCTACCGCTGTGGATCAAAAGATCATTGGTCACATATATGCAGAGCTACCCTCGAGGCCATTGCCAGGTATCATTCCcatcgtgagtctaactttgcccATGTGGAACATCCCAAATATGTTACTACATCCACGAAGATATTAGATTTTTTGGAGGCATTAGCTCTTATGGATGAATAAGTTTTATTCTTCTAGATATGTTTTTAGGGAGTttttacccctagtggccgaacccattAGGAGTGGCCGAAGTCCCCCTATTTTTTAGGTTaatggtttaatttttggacaattttttctaagtatttggaataatttgtttggttttggtttgttttgaattatggataattattttatggatattattcctcgaattgattaattgaattaatggaattatatttatgcatatggccaactcaattaatttatttctaggtatgactggtgaggaagttagttgtttggctAATAGTGCTACTACGCACACCATATTGCGTGAGCAAcattttactaacttcatacctaagaaagCACATCTGGCAACCCTCTCAGGCTTATCTAACCTGATTGAAAGATATGAAAAGACTCGTATAATGCTATCTAATGGTACTGTCTTAACCATTAAACAATgcctctattctccacgttccagaAGAATGTTGCTGAGTTCTAGAGATATTTGAGATAATCAATTTCATGTCGAAACCACTAAAGAGAATGGTtctaaatttctttgtatcacttcttacgagtatggccagaagcgtattcacaAGAAGCTGGAACATCTCCCGAGTGGGTTATATATCACAACCATTCACGACATAGAGACTCACCATGTGTTTGAGCCCGGATTCCAGAGCACTTTcctgctttggcatgatcgtatGAGACATCCTGGACGTGACATGAtgtgccgtatcctcaaatcatcacatgggCATCATTTACCTCCCTACGTTGGATTCCCGCCATGCAAAGTTTGTTTTttggggaagttgaatactcaaccctcaattacaaagattattcacaaccctcctaagtttcttcagaggattTAATGGGATATTTGTGGAGATATTTGTGGACTTATCCAACCAAGAtgtggaccatttagatactttatggtgttggttgatgcatcaacACATTGGTCACATGTCTGTTTACTGTCCACACACAACTTGTATTTGTGAAACTCTTAGCATAAATTATTaagcttagggctcaccaccctgattatccgatcaagtcAATTTGATTTGATAACGCTAGAGAGTTTACGTTATAGACTTTTAAcgactattgcatgtcagttGGGATTAAAGTCAAACATCATgtgccccatgttcacacccaaaacggcctggtaaaagctttcataaagtgccttcaattgatagctTGGACTTTGGTTATGCGAACCAAACTGCCGGTATCTGCCTGGAgttatgcaatattgcatgtaGATATGTTGGTCCACCTGAAGCCCACCGCTACCCAACCTCATTCACCGTTATAGTTGGTTACAGGATACGACCCTGACGTCTCGCATTTACGTGTGTTTGGGTGCGCAgtttatgtgccaatagcgcCACCACTACGTACCAGAATGGGTCCtcatagaaaaacaagaatctatgttggttatgatttgcCATCAATTATTCACTATTTAGAGCCCTTGATAGGAGATTTCTTTACCGCACGTtgtgcggattgtcacttcgatgagacagttttcccatcgttagagggagataagcatgctaacaTTCCTGGAGAATGCCAcgaattgtcgtggtatgctcttactatgtctcatttagatccgcGCACTGCTCAATTTGAAACTAAAGTGCGACATATTATAGATCTTCAAAGCATTGCTCAAAGCTTATGTCGGATGCTTTTactgatctagcaaaggtgacgagatcacatatacACGCAGCAAACCCAACTGCAAGGATAAACGTACATTGAGTACACCGTAATACCACGTTGGAAGGCTGAACCGTTCCTGAAGGTAGGGGGCCGCACCTTTCACATGACTTGGTACATtggtggctagccaatcatctgctcctACCTTAAAGTGTAGCAGACCccctggttcaaaggattcacaaacTGGGAAGAGGAAAAGGGCACAAACTAGTGACCTTAGACTAAACCCGATCATCACTCACTCATCTgttccaacgcatgaggttattctagattacggtgataTCTTAGATAAGACAACCTAACCTCCCGATAATCGCAAAATTTCGATCCACTATGCAGTATTGGTGAGGTTTGGAATcagaatgagatgatcgtcgacgaTGCATTTGTGTACACAATAGCgactgacatcatgcttagggatgacattgaaccacattccgttgatgaatgtcgacgtagaacagattggtcaaactggaaacaagcaatccaggttGAACTTGATTCGTTTGCGAaatgtaaggtgtttggacctatagCTCCTACtccaccacatgtgaagcccatgggctacaagtgggttttcgtgaggaagcgtaatgagaagaatgcaATGGTGATACAAAGCACACCTCTAGCAGCATTGTTTTACTCATAGAGTGCTGGATCTGATAACCTTGAAGTTGGGATGGAAACCAAAGGAATCTTCTTCTTCAACATAATCCCAAACTTCTTAGAAATATCCAACTTCTCTCCCTCTAGCAATTTCCAGtcaaaagaatgcaaaagtGTAGCAAGTGAATGCATCACCATCCTCTCAGCCATTGCAATCCTAGCACATATTCTTATGCCTAACCCAAATGGAAAATAGTTAAAGTCTTTCCCACTGTGTAGTCCTATTTGTTATCCAAGAACCTCTCCGGCTTGAACTCAAACGGGTTTTCCCAAATTGAAAGGTCTCTATGTATAACCCAAATGTTGACGAAAATCCAAGATCTTTTGGGAATGCTGTAGCCTCCCACAATGCAAGTTTCACTTGGGCAATGAGGgactaaggtcatctccaaccgaaagagGACTAAAGGGCCATGCTTAGCCTTATAGCCttgcaagaaattattttttaataaacagtgCCTTgccatattttataccatctccaatcgagggggccaaagggccataggccaaaGCATAGCCATTTGACAAAAaactcatctccaaccaaaagaggctattttttagccccctaaataatttattattttaattgaattaatataggtaattgaattaaactaccatattaaaataaggtttttggACATTTTAAGTGACACTTCTCGCTAAATTAATAAGCCTTcgaatttcttatctttatataatgaAAAGGATGTGAAAAAttggtgaagaattgaaataaaatgaggtaagacaGTATAAAATGGTTAAAATGATGTGAGGAATGGCTTAGGTAGCATGTGTTTGGGCTAAGCTATAGGGCTGGCTGGCTAGCTGCTCTTGGCCAGCCCTTTGGCCGGTTCTCCAATTTTTGGCCGAGTGGGGCCCACAAGCTCTTTGGTCTAGCCCTCAGTTAGAGACGATTTTCATGTCAAAACGGGTTATTTTTTGGCCTATAACCCTTTGGCCAGgtcgattggagatggcctaacagAGGCAGGGCTGGGTGCAAGCGCAAGGTTTCTTTCATCACAGCTTGTAAGTATGGCAATTTGTCGATGTGGAACTCTTCTACAATGTTGTGTTTGCCAACTACATCTTCTAACTCTTTCTGGGTTTTTTCCATCATCTCTAGCTTGTTCATGATTTCTACCAGTGCAAACTTAGTTGTGTTGAAGGAAGTGTTAGTCCCTCCCACCACCATATCCTGTGTAGAGAAAGATTCCACACTATAATGTTACTGGACTAATTTGTGCACTTCATTCATCTTCTTTGTCTCAAATTCAAATCATGTTAAGTACATATACACTTAAGATTACCACACACAAACAAGCCCTTAAAGGGGAACTGAGAAAGTAAATGTTCAATACTCAAAACGATCTGTCAAACATTTTCACTTAAcgtaaaaatgaaagaaaaaaaaaaccaaaaacgaaATAATAATCAAGCAGGCCACATGCAGTCAAATTGCATCATGTTGGCAGCCATAATTATATAACTAGCACatgcttcaatttttttttatattagtaCTATTGTTCAACATAAGCAAACAAGCTCACTCTTTATAGGGATTAGGTACGGATTAGGTCATTTGCTACACCGAACTATTTCGGACTGGACTAGGTTTAGAGATTAAGCTGGACTGGATTGGCCTAGACTAAGCAGGATAAAAATAGTGAAGTGTTTGATGCCATGCTAGACTAAGTCTCGGACTAAATTATTTTTGTcccaatattttaattttttccatTTTGCAATGGAACTAGACTTCGTAATTTGCCATTATCCTACAAAACATTGTTGCATTACCCTCTTTGTCTCCCTCTTTATAGAAAACATAAACCACAACCTCTGCACATACCAAACTAATTCGAATTTCACCTCCGAGTTGTACACTGCTGATTTGACATCCATGGAGACCTTAAGTGATTGGAGGTAGTTGgcgaagaggaggaggaggaactCAACTTTTGAGGGGTTTGGATCCAGGTACAAAAGATCCGATAGGACGATTTTCGAGACGTTAAAATCCAGGTGGCCTTTGTGGGGTGAACGAACTCATCAAATGGGATTATTGGGCGCCAGCCAAATCAAATTAAGGAGAATCAGATCTCGACGGagcagaaagagaagaaagtgaGGAAAGAGATGAGGAGGGGGGAGGAGAATTGGCAAAGGGGCAACGATGATGGTTGGGTTTGTGAAAACATATAGCAGAGAGAGATGTGAGGGAGTTAGTCACAACAAATCCCTTAGTTCTTGACTGGCCTTGCCAACGAGAGAGTTTTTCCACGCGTGTTACCTTTAGCCCATTTAACTTAGTCCCTGCACTTAACAAACACATGATTACATTAATATATAGTCCAATCCAGTCTAGTCCAATGACAGTTAATGAGGCCAAACAAATGCACGAGATTATGGATGGGAACATAAGAAATAAAACACGTCAAATCACGAGAAAAGAAAACCGTAAAAAGAGGAAGATAAGTTTGAGGTTTCAATAACAAATGCTCTTACACCATCAAAAGAGGAACATAAGTTTGGTATAAATTCAAAGTCAAATTGATTACACAACGTATTTTATTTTGACAAGAGAACATTATTGTAAACATGCGGTTTTCAAGAAATCGCTAAGTGGGTATCATTTATTACAAGTGAAGTATTCCAAGGAATTTGGTAGCAGCATTGTTTTACTCATAGAGTGCTAGATCTGATAACCTTGGAGTTGGGATGGCAACCAAAGGAATCTTCTTCTTCAACACAATCCCAAACTTCTCAGAAAGATCCAACTTCTCTCCCTCTGGCAATTTCCAGtcaaaagaatgcaaaagtGTAGCAAGTGAATGCATCACCATCCTCTCAGCCATTGCAATCCCAGCACATATTCTTCTACCTGACCCAAATGGAAAATAGTTGAAGTTTTTCCCACTGTAGTCCCATCTGCTATCCAAGAACCTCTCCGGCTTGAACTCCAACGGGTTTTCCCAAATTGAAGGGTCTCTGTGTATAGCCCAAACGTTGACAAAAATCCGAGATCCTTTGGGAATGGTGTAGCCTCCCACAATGCAATTTTCACTTGGGCAATGAGGGACTAACAGAGGCAGGGCTGGATGCAAGCGCAAAGTTTCTTTCATCACAGCTTGTAAGTATGGCAATTTGTCGATGTGGGACTCTTCTACAATGTTGTGTCTGCCAACTACATCTTCTAACTCTTTCTGGGCTTTTTCCATCATCTCTGGCTTGTTCATGATTTCAGCTAGTGCAAACTCAGTTGTGTTGGAGGAAGTGTCAGTCCCACCCACCACCATATCCTGTGTAGAGAAAGATTCCACTCTATTATGTTACTGGACTAATTTATGCACTCCATCCTTCTTCTTAGTCTCAAATTCAAATCACACTAAGTAAATATACACTTAAGACCTTAATGGACAACGAGTTGTATGCTAAGAAGTCTAAGTGTGATTAAAAGTTCAATCTCAAAGCTTAACTGTCACAACTCCAGTAGCCTTGAATGACtatctcatgaaaaatacttgtaaCTATAGACAGTTCTCAAACGGAAGAGTAACGATAACAAGTATTCGTAGTGACTCAATATTTGAGCTTTCATCCATGACACAACATTTGGAATTGTGATCATCACCTGACCAACTATTTTAACGTTATGTTCTCATCATACGTCATTCGTGATTTTGTCATACTCATCACATAGCTGGAAGTTATATAGGAATGAGGATAAGTAATAAAAAtgtactgaaaaaaaaaatcccattaATTGAACATATCCAAAACTAACAACACAATAAAACGTTGGAatcttttagatttttttttttttattgaaataagTTCGCCAAATTGCAGGCCAATCATCAATCAAGTACAAATAACAAAATCATCGAGATTCTCATGGACCACATGCAATTAATTGGGTAGGCACTGATAAACCGACTCCAATTCAGTCTATGTCTGTTGCACAAATAGACTTCCAGTCTAACAAGGAATCCTCACCGCTTGCTGCAGATCATGTTTTATCCTGATTCAACTGCTTGTAATCCTAGTTCTACACTATAAATATTAATGTACGACGCTCACTCAATTATTGAGTTAAGATTCATAATTATTATCTTTTATGGTGTCAGCGTTCCAACTAGAAATCAGTTATTATGTGATAactatttattttgaatttatttggaAACTTGTTCGATCACCCCAAATCAAAACTCAGAAATTCAAACTGaaagttattttttttagttttcaaactttACCTTTCCATTTTTAGTTAAACGATTCTAGAAACATTTACTAAACAAGTTTTCGGTGAAAAATAGAtcaaatttgtagataaaatgatatgtcagcaatagaaaataaacttgtagttattaataataattataaaaataaaaaaaaataaaaagtaaaattgaaAACCATAACTAAAACCTTGCAACAAATTCAGTCAGTCAAAAATTTACTAACCATAAGCAAAGCTTTGAGATGAGACATGGTGAAAGGCGCCTTGGAATCTCCTCCCTCCTCCTTCAACTTCAACAAAAACGTCAAAAAATCCTTATTGTTCTCCTCCTTCTCTCCTTCCTTGTCAAGCCTCAGCCGTTGATCTATTATCTTCTCAAATATCCCATCAAACCTCCGGACCAACCTGCTCATCTGTTTCACCACCCCCTGCAAATCAAACCGGGCCAAACCCGGATAAAAGTCCGAAACATTCGGCTTCCCCAAAAGCTCCGTCATCTCCGACACCACTTCTCGAAACTCCGCCCCGAGCCCCGCCCTCTCGTCTCCCTCCACGGTTCCGCCCCACAGCATGTTCGTAATAACATTCAGCACGTTCAGGAACATCTGCTCCCCCACGTTGACCCGCGACCCGATCCTATCGTAGAAATTCCCGACGGTCTGTCGGAGCTCTTTCCGCCGGAGCGCATACACCGAGTCGACAGTGGTGTTGCTGAGCATTTTCAGCACGCAGACTTTCCTCAACATCCGCCACTCCGGTCCGTACGGAGTCCACACGATGTCGATTCCCCCGTACGTCGCGGCCCGAGCCGCGGCGGGGACGTCGCGGTTGGCGCAGGTGGCGTCATGGTCCTTGAGAATCTCGCGAGCGGAGGAAGGGGAGGTAACCACGACGCCGACGGTGTTGCCGAGGCGGAGTTTGAAGATTGGGCCGTGCGATTGGGCCAGGCCCGCGAAGTAGGAGTGGAGTTCTGGGTCGAGGGAGAGGAGGTTCCCAACCAAGGGCAGGGCCTGCGGACCCGGTGGCAGAGGCGGGATCGGGTTGTTGGATTTTTTGACCAGCCAGAGGTACAGAAAGACGAGGAAAGTGGCGGAGATGAAGGTCAGCAAAGTTTGATCGGATTGAGACCACGGTGAGTACAAATAGCTGGAATGGGAATCGGATGCCATTGCTGCGCACAGTTAACTGTTTGGGAATGGGAGGAGTGGAGGACTGGATTTATATAATATTTACTCGCTTGTCTGGATAATTTAATATTAGATGAAATTGGCACTTAGCTTGCACAACATTGTTATATAACAATTTATTTGGTGAGAGACTCATCCAAAAAATAGACTTAGTATTCTTATCGTGTTTCtcattttcgtgtcatacccgatagc encodes:
- the LOC103433075 gene encoding flavonoid 3'-monooxygenase CYP75B137-like, with amino-acid sequence MASDSHSSYLYSPWSQSDQTLLTFISATFLVFLYLWLVKKSNNPIPPLPPGPQALPLVGNLLSLDPELHSYFAGLAQSHGPIFKLRLGNTVGVVVTSPSSAREILKDHDATCANRDVPAAARAATYGGIDIVWTPYGPEWRMLRKVCVLKMLSNTTVDSVYALRRKELRQTVGNFYDRIGSRVNVGEQMFLNVLNVITNMLWGGTVEGDERAGLGAEFREVVSEMTELLGKPNVSDFYPGLARFDLQGVVKQMSRLVRRFDGIFEKIIDQRLRLDKEGEKEENNKDFLTFLLKLKEEGGDSKAPFTMSHLKALLMDMVVGGTDTSSNTTEFALAEIMNKPEMMEKAQKELEDVVGRHNIVEESHIDKLPYLQAVMKETLRLHPALPLLVPHCPSENCIVGGYTIPKGSRIFVNVWAIHRDPSIWENPLEFKPERFLDSRWDYSGKNFNYFPFGSGRRICAGIAMAERMVMHSLATLLHSFDWKLPEGEKLDLSEKFGIVLKKKIPLVAIPTPRLSDLALYE